The following proteins come from a genomic window of Candidatus Bipolaricaulis sibiricus:
- a CDS encoding Cytosolic Fe-S cluster assembling factor NBP35, protein MSAQSSGSEPTNATPSTPRHVVMVLSGKGGVGKSTVAVNVAVALAHRLDVGLLDADLHGPDVPKMLGIENQTMPIRDGKLFPVLTPHNLTVASIAFALPSRDAPIIWRGPLKMKAVQQLVEEVEWGPLDLLVVDLPPGTGDEALSVAQLAGKRAAAVVVTTPQEVALLDAAKAVTFARKVGVEKIGIVENMSTLVCPHCGGEIPLYGTGGGERLAAEMGTPFLGHIPLIPEVVRGGDEGRPAVLVPTAREPFLAVADAIWALVKAAPNASRDPASPNGGTRP, encoded by the coding sequence ATGAGCGCTCAGTCGAGCGGAAGCGAACCAACGAACGCGACACCCAGCACCCCACGGCATGTGGTGATGGTCCTGTCGGGAAAGGGGGGCGTGGGGAAGTCCACCGTGGCGGTGAACGTTGCCGTGGCGTTGGCTCACCGTCTGGACGTCGGGCTTCTCGATGCCGACCTTCATGGCCCAGACGTGCCCAAGATGCTCGGGATCGAGAATCAAACGATGCCCATCCGCGACGGAAAGCTCTTCCCCGTGCTCACCCCGCACAACCTGACGGTGGCGTCGATTGCCTTCGCACTCCCCTCGCGGGACGCGCCCATCATCTGGCGGGGGCCGCTGAAGATGAAGGCTGTTCAGCAGTTGGTCGAGGAGGTGGAGTGGGGTCCGCTCGATTTGCTGGTGGTGGACCTCCCCCCCGGGACAGGCGACGAAGCGCTATCCGTGGCCCAACTCGCGGGGAAGAGAGCGGCAGCGGTTGTGGTCACGACGCCCCAGGAGGTGGCCCTCCTCGACGCCGCCAAGGCTGTCACGTTCGCCCGCAAGGTGGGCGTGGAGAAGATCGGCATCGTAGAGAACATGTCCACTCTTGTCTGCCCCCACTGCGGGGGCGAGATCCCCCTCTACGGCACGGGTGGCGGCGAGAGGCTGGCCGCGGAAATGGGCACTCCGTTCCTGGGCCACATCCCGCTCATTCCAGAGGTCGTCCGGGGGGGCGACGAGGGGCGCCCTGCCGTGCTCGTGCCCACCGCGCGGGAGCCGTTCCTCGCGGTCGCCGACGCGATCTGGGCGCTCGTGAAGGCCGCCCCCAACGCCTCCCGCGATCCAGCATCCCCCAATGGCGGCACTCGCCCCTGA